In the genome of Delphinus delphis chromosome 15, mDelDel1.2, whole genome shotgun sequence, one region contains:
- the ANKRD60 gene encoding LOW QUALITY PROTEIN: ankyrin repeat domain-containing protein 60 (The sequence of the model RefSeq protein was modified relative to this genomic sequence to represent the inferred CDS: substituted 1 base at 1 genomic stop codon), producing the protein MRPCWVCGARGLREASDTSPASTWSPALVNGGPVGPLRALVVRPSRRGRRGGDPDAGGPDGRGAGSAVPRPLPAQPRARGRSRVGDPQAVSLALDLASDVFVMQVLLEDSGEVFRVTGCRSDMTVRELKEELDLIAGIPFSLQRLQYLDQGILMDDATLRCHDVVPGGIISLRIWHYDGWTELVLAAVEGDSSKLSCLGVAEDAFHRTTNWQHFDDKQWKKWISQRAFMALYVASHRGRSEAVQYLLEHGANCQGRSPVGRTPLHVAAAMSRLDCISLQLNYEASINDRDTKGETPMSLACRLNRSXSRWWMFLFYWMVKLGTKDPMDPVVNKAFQRVKAGFGSKKENKT; encoded by the exons ATGCGGCCGTGCTGGGTCTGCGGGGCGCGCGGCCTCCGCGAGGCCTCTG ACACGTCACCCGCGTCCACGTGGAGCCCCGCCTTGGTTAACGGCGGACCCGTCGGCCCACTGCGGGCGCTGGTGGTTCGGCCGTCCCGGAGGGGCCGCCGCGGCGGGG ACCCCGATGCGGGCGGGCCGGACGGGCGGGGGGCGGGCTCTGCCGTTCCGCGGCCCCTCCCCGCGCAGCCCCGCGCCCGAGGCCGGAGCCGCGTCGGCGACCCGCAGGCTGTGAGCCTGGCGCTCGACTTGGCCTCAGACGTCTTCGTCATGCAGGTGCTGCTGGAGGATTCCGGGGAGGTGTTCCGAGTGACAGGCTGCCGCAGCGACATGACGGTGCGGGAGCTCAAGGAGGAGCTGGACCTAATAGCCGGCATCCCCTTCAGCCTCCAGCGGCTCCAGTATCTGGACCAAG GAATTTTGATGGATGACGCTACGCTGAGGTGCCACGATGTTGTTCCTGGTGGGATTATTTCATTACGTATCTGGCATTATGATGGATGGACGGAACTGGTTTTGGCGGCTGTGGAAGGGGATTCCAGTAA GCTGTCTTGCCTCGGTGTTGCCGAAGATGCTTTCCACCGAACAACAAATTGGCAGCATTTTGATGACAAGCAGTGGAAGAAGTGGATTTCTCAGAGAGCGTTCATGGCGCTGTATGTTGCCTCACACAGGGGTCGCTCGGAGGCTGTTCAGTACCTTCTAGAACATG GTGCCAACTGTCAGGGCAGATCCCCCGTGGGCAGGACGCCCCTGCACGTGGCTGCAGCCATGAGTCGGCTGGACTGTATCAGCCTCCAGCTCAACTATGAGGCCTCCATCAACGACAGAGATACCAAGGGGGAGACGCCCATGTCCCTCGCCTGCCGCCTGAACCGCAGCTAGAGCAGGTGGTGGATGTTCCTCTTCTACTGGATGGTGAAGCTGGGGACAAAGGACCCGATGGACCCTGTCGTGAACAAGGCTTTTCAGAGAGTCAAGGCCGGGTTTGGATCCAAGAAGGAGAACAAAACGTAG